The genomic stretch GGGATGCCTACGGGGACATAAAAATATTGATCGAAAAGCCGTTCGCATTTTTTTCGCACAAGCATGCCGCATACCTTGCCGGCATGGGATCTTTCGGGCAGAATAATGTTCTCCTGACACCGGAATACGGGCCAAGGGTGAGGTTCACATCCATTTTCACTACCGCTGTAGTGGAGCCAGACGCTATTAAAATAAAGGATTTGTGCACGCGATGCCTTCTATGCGTTAAGAATTGCCCTGTGAGCGCAATACCGGGAAAAGGGGATTTCCCTCCGCCTGTTGATAAGAAGCTCTGTGCGACAAGGAGTGCGGAACTGCGGGATGAATACCGCTCACCTTGCGGCATCTGCATCAAGGTCTGCCCCGTGGGGAAGGACAGGGAATTGTTCGGGCGCAAGAAAATGTCCATCTATTCAGATGATAAAAGATTTGAGAAATATCACAGGGCTTGGGAGCATGTAAGGAAATACGGGAGTAAAGTATAACACCTCATGTATTCAAATATATTAAGATGCAAATAGATGAATAGAACATTATGAATTTTAATAAGATGAAAGTAATACCGGTAGCCATTCTATTGATTTTATTTATGCTTGTTATTCCAGTTTCTGCAGGAGTTGAGATTACAAATTTTTTTTCTGATTTTACAAGCACCGATATTACTGTCAATTCCACCATGGACTTTCAGGGAAAAGCGGTCTTTGAGCTATTGTATGAAGGAAACCTTGTGGAATCCCATGAAATACCGGTTGAGGCAAAAGCCGGAAAATCCATATCCAAAGTAGTGATCTGGGAAGGAAAGCCCCAGTATGATTACTATACTGCAAAAGTTGGTTTATTCAATGACAGCAGACTCCTGGCCAGCAGTTCATATCAGGTATCCTATGGGACAGTCGCGCTACCTGCGTTTCATGTCGTGGATTTCTCGCCCACGAACAGAGGGGTACAATTACTGCTCCAGCCTTTTAACCCGAGCGCCGTAGACATAAAAATAGAACTTATCGATAATAGCGACATCGTATACACAAAGACAACAGAAGACGTTTCTCTCGTACAGAACACCGAGATTGAATTGCTCTGGCCTTTCATGCTTGCCAACAACAAGCAATACACCGTCCGTGCAAAGATATTCACTCACAGGCTTTACGCGCCTCCCCTCACAAATACCTATATCGCATATTTTACGGCAGGTGATGATGTTGAGATACTTCCCGACGATGTCCAGGTAGATGAATATGGGGCCAGCGTAACCCTTCGCGGTAAATCCCAGGTGCCTTTTGACGGGTCCATAGTCGTTTCTGCAAGGAACAGGGTAACAAACGAAACGCACATATTCCGCACGCAGGTTGAAGAGATACTTGTCTCGGGTAAAGAAGATACGGCCGGGGTTGTATGGAAAGGGCTTGAGCCGGGTACATATGATGTGGAGATACTGGCTGTTAACCAGGAAAACGCAACCGTAGATAAGTATGAAACTGCTGTGCGCATTCCCGAATACTCAAATGTTTCCAAAGCAGTATCTGCAAAGAGCACTCCCGGGTTCGAAGGGTTCCTTTTGATCCTGGCGCTGTTGACTGCCACGTGGAGAGGCAGGTATGTTTGATCTTATACTGAAAAATATCACGCAGAGAAAACTCAGGACAGGACTCACAGTATTCGGCATAGCCCTTGGCATATTTGCAGTAATAGTTATGGGCGGGATGTCTGAACATTTCAATATCACTTTTGACCGGTCCATCAGCCTTACAGCCGATAAGATCCGGGTGCTTCCTGAAGGAGGGTTCTTTGGGGGTGCACTTAATGAATCTAAAGTCCGGGAGGTCAAAAGGGTTCCAGGAGTTTCAGATGCGTATGGGTTATTGCAGGCCCCTCTCGATCCGGAAAACCTGGGAATTTTTGGGGGGGACGTCATCATTGGTATTCCCCCCGAGAAACAGGAGGAAGCGATGAAGGATACAAAGCTTACGCAAGGTCGCTTTTTGGTTACGGGAGACGGTTACCGGGCAGTCATCGGCAGCAGCGTTGCTCGAGAGTTCAATCTTAACGTGGGGGATGAGCTTGAGATAAAAAGCAAACGCGTACAGCGCACGGCGACCATAACACATACCAGAAATTTTACTATTGTAGGGATACTGGAATATACAGGTTCCTTTTTTGATAACGGTGTGCAGATACCCCTGGATAAGGCCCAGAAATTCTATAACCAGGAAAATGCAGTTTCATTCATTCTGGCCATCCCGGGCCCGGATACGAACCCTGAAGACCTTGCAAAAAGGATAGAGTTGAATGTCGAGAGGGTTACCACCTTTTCCCCCGAGCAGTTGAGAAAACAGATCGAACAGTCGCTGGTAGTCTTCAGTCTGATCACGGTTAGCGCTGCGGCGCTTGCGGCGATAATAGGAGGACTCAGTGTCATGAACACGATGCTGATGTCGGTTTCGGAAAGGACAAAGGAATTCGGTCTCATGAAAGCGCTAGGCGCCGAGACAAAGGATATTCTTTTCATGACAATGGGAGAAGCTGCGCTTATGGGAATACTTGGGGGGATTTTTGGAATTATCAGCGGTGCGGCGTTTGTCTATCGAATGAACGACTACCTGGCTTCCAAAGGGACCATACTTTTCACTATCACCCCGAGGCTGCTGGTTATCGCTGTTGTTTTTGCCACTCTTCTTGGCATCCTCTCAGGGACATATCCGGCTTACAGGGCGGCGAAAATGAGCCCCATGGAGGCTTTGCGATATGAATGAAAGATCCGCGGGGAACGCTGGTTTATCGGAAAGCGTCCCGATACTGCGCGTCAGGAACCTTTCAAAAGTGTATATGCAGGGTAAGATCCCGGTCAATGCGCTCGATGATGTGAGTTTTGATGTTGGTAAAGGAGAGTTCCTGAGTATAGTCGGCCCATCAGGGAGCGGTAAGTCCACCCTCCTCTCAATGACAGGACTTCTGGATAAACCTACGAGCGGCAGAGTCTTCATTGATGGCACAGAGATCACAATGGCAAAGGAAAGCGAAGCCCCCAGGATACGCCGCGAAAAAATCGGTTTTGTGTTCCAGCACTTCAACCTCATTCCTACGCTTTCTGCAGTAGAGAACGTTGACATCGCAATGCGTTTTGCCAGAGTATCGAAAAGCAGGCGAAAAGAAAGAGCCGTCGAACTCCTCACACAGATGGGACTTCGCGACAGGATGAACCATAAACCCTCTGAATTGTCAGGGGGAGAGCAGCAGCGTGTTGCCATAGCGAGGGCCATGGCAAACCGCCCTGCAATCATCCTTGCAGATGAGCCCACGGGGAACGTGGATACAAAGACGCGCGATAAAATAGTTGACCTTTTGACCGAGCTCTGCGAAAAAGGTCAGACGATCCTTGTTGTGACACATGATTCGGCTGTGGCAGAACGGACATCGCGGACGATATCTATGCGTGATGGGAAAATCGTAACTGATGTGCGGCAGGGAAAAAAGGATGAAAGAGAGTGATGTCCTGCTCGACGTAATTAGAAAGCGTCGAAGCGTCAGGCATTTTAATAGCATGAAAATCCCAGAGGAGTATATGGGATTGATACTGGAGGCGGGCAGGTGGGCTCCCTCGGGCGCGAATGCCCAGCCCTGGCGTTTCATCATCGTAACCCGGAAGGAATTGCTCTCCTCCCTAGGAGAAGCGTGTTACTATAAGGTATTCAAATCCCGCCAGGTGGGAGAGGCCGGCGCAGTGGTGGTGATCTGCGCAGACCCTGATGCAGGGAGCATGACCTATGGTCTGGATTCAGCGATATCAGGGACAAATATGACCCTCATGGCAACATCGCTGGGCATAGGCTCGTGCTGGATAGGCGGATTCGAAGAAGAGACGGTGCGAAAAATCCTGGGTATACCTTCGAACCTGGTCATAATAGCACTGATCACCCTGGGATATGAGATTGGAAATGCATCTGTTCCTCCAAGGCTTCCTCTCGCAAGTATCGTTCATAGTGAGGCTTACGGGAGTGAGCCGGGCATTATGGTGAAAATGAAGCATGCAGGTCCTATTTCCGTCCTCGGTAAATTATTAGGCGTATTATTCAATAGGCGGTAGGATGGTCGCGAAAAAGAAAGGTTGATGCACTTATAAGGATGCCCTGATTAACATCTATAATAAGATTTTAAGAATGCTGTGTATTTAAATTCCTAACTTCTTCGGTCTGGGCCGTAATCCATAGACGCACCGTGAAAGCTTCTATAACCATCATCACCACCACTAGGACAGCAGCATTATTATATCTCCCGGTGCCCAATTCATACCCCGTCCATACCTGTACAGGAACCAATAGAGCATACAACAAACCAGTAAGAGTAATTCTTTTCATAATTTTAAGTCTCCGGAAACAGCAGTGATTTTTTTTCGATAACAATTATGATTCAGGTGATTGTACATTACCTTCCAATCATAGGGCAAATGTTCAATAATCGACTGCCAGCATTCCATCGTAGTTTTTATGAAGCCTGCGGATACCTCATTCAACATCGGACAATAATCATCAACCAGATAAAAATCAATTATATTTCCTTTATCTAATCGAAACCGCGGAACTATGGGAAAACTTCGGCAATCAAACGGACGTTTCTTATGAATAGTACAGATTCCGGAAGAATGCAATTTTTTGCAGGAATATCCCCTGGGTTGGTAACAATACCCGCATCCATCCCTTAAAAACGTCCTGCTTTGCTCGTTTTCAATGCCCATAAGCTCATCCTCATAAGGCACGAGCATCAGGGTTTCTCTATCTTCACACAACCTGCAGCCATGTGGGCATATGCAGGATAGCTCATCTGTAACTCTATAGATTTGTTCCAATCCAATAAGTACCTGACTTTTATCAACAATTCCATTGACCATGGCCATAGCCATTTAACCTCACATTGACCACTGCAATATCACATAACATCTGAGTACTAATAAACTTTCCCCTCCAATAATCATAGTCATAATAATTTATGATAGTGAGGATAATTATTTCATTCTTTGATTATTTCCTCCGTGGTCTCTGGCCGTGGATATGTGATGGAAATCCCATTTACGAGAGCCCATGGAGTTATCGAATGAGCCATGCCCTATTGTAAATATGAGGAGCTGAATATCTTTATTCATGCAAGTACCCTCATCAACAAAACGGCTAGTAAAAGATTAAAATGGATGAACTCTGAAAGGGTTCAATATCTCCTCGGCCGGCACTTATCCAGCAGAATGGCTTTTCTGGCAGTCTCTATATCATCCGTTTTGAGTCTCATTTTGAACCACCACTTGTTGCCGCCTTCATCCACGCTGCCCACGGAAACCATCCAGAATTCTCCATCAATTACAGCCAGCCCGTAATCATCCCCGAACCATTCAGTTACTTGCTCTATGACTTTATCGGTTTCTTCCAGGGGCAGATCATAAAATGATTTCTTGTCTTCATACCTATCCAGGAACTTATCTGTCCCTTTCTTCCAGGTTTCATCAAAAAAATCATCAAGCAGGTTCAAATCCCTGAGACATTTCAACCCTACTTCCATTTTATTAAATTTGTCTTTTGTCTGTTCGGTATTTCTATCTAAACTCATAACTTTGCCACCCCTTATTATGATGAATAATATGGGATAACAGAGGTATAAATGTTATTAAACGGTCACTGTATAATTTATGTTCCTGTTCTTTTTTAATTTTTCAACCGTTAAAGATAAGTTTGCAAAATTACATACATATCAAGGGGTTCATAAAGCGGGCGTTGATTAAAGGTGATAAGCATGAACTTCAAGCATGATATCGTTATAATAGGTTCAGGTCTTGCCGGGCTTCGGGCGGCTGTTGAGTGTGTGGAGGAAGCAGATGTTGCAATAGTTAGCAAAGTCCTTCCAACGCGATCCCATTCGGGTGCAGCCCAGGGCGGGATAACAGCTTCAATCGGCAATGAAGAAGAAGACCACTGGGAATGGCACATGTTCGATACTGTCAAGGGAAGCGATTACCTTGCAGACCAGGATGCTGTGGAAATAATGGTCAGGGATGCTCCCCGTGTGATCTATGAGCTCGAGCATATGGGTGTTCCTTTCAGCCGAAATGCAGAAGGCAAAATTTCCCAAAGAAATTTCGGAGGGCATACCAGGGATTACGGCAAAAAACCTGTAAAAAGAGCCTGCTATGCCTCTGACAGGACTGGAAGGGTGGTCCTGGACACGCTGTACGACCAGTGCCTGCGGCATCAGGTAAAGTTCTACGCTGAGCATTATGTCCTTTCTCTTGTCCTTGAAGAAGGGAAGTGTTCGGGGCTGGTGACCTATGACCTCTCCTCGGGCGACCTCAATCTCCTTGAAGCCAGAGCAGTACTTTTGGCAACAGGAGGTTGCGGCAGGATTTTTAGGACCACATCCAATGGATTTGCATCGACCGGGGATGGTCTTAATCTGGCGCACAGGGCAGGGATCCCCCTCATGGATATGGAGTTCGTCCAGTTCCATCCCACCGGGCTTTATCCCCTGGGTATCCTGTTGAGCGAAGCGGCAAGAGGAGAGGGCGGGATTTTACGGAACAGCCTGGGTGAGCCATTCATGGAACGATACGCTCCTACAGTAAAAGATCTGGCAGCCAGGGATGTGGTCTCCAGGGCCATTCTCACCGAGGTGCGCGAGGGCAGGGGTTTTGAAGGAGGTTATGTGCATCTTGACCTGACTCATCTGGGAGAAAAAAAGATCCTTGAGAGGCTGTGGGAATTAACCTCATTTGTAAGGATATATCTGGGCATCGATCCAGTACGCGACCCGATCCCTGTGTACCCAACATGCCATTACCTTATGGGAGGTATCCCAACTGATACTGAAGGAAGGGTGCTTCATGACGGTTCAGGCGGGACCGAAAAGGGATTGTACGCTGCGGGAGAATGCGCCTGTGTATCCGTGCATGGTGCAAACAGGCTTGGGTGTAATTCCCTTCTTGATACGCTCGTGTTCGGGCGAAGGTGCGGATTGGCAATGAAGGAGGATATTTTAAAAATTGAATATTACCCCATCTCTGATGAGCCATTGAAAGAAGCGGGGCAGATGATAGCGGGCTTGCTTAACCATAAGGGCGGGGAAAGCATCGATGGAATCCGTCGGAATATGCAATCGCTGATGATGGATTATTGTTCCGTCTTCAGGGATGAGGAAAGCCTGAAGAAAGGGCTTCTGGATATCCGATCACTAAAAACGCGCTTTCGTGACATAGAGATCGCGGATAAAGGCAGGAATTTCAATTATGAACTCATGGAAGCGATTGAGCTGGGACATCAGCTTGACCTGGCAGAGGTTATCCTCTCAAGCGCCCTCCACCGTAAAGAGAGCCGTGGAGCCCACTTCCGGGAAGATTTCCCTGCAAGGGATGACAATAACTATCTGAAACATACCCTTGTCTTCCCAACCCGGGAAGGGGTTACCTATAAACCTGTGAAAATAACACGATTCCAGCCTGAGGCGAGGGTGTATTGATGAAAATGAAATTCAAGATTTTCCGGTTCGACCCTGAGAAGGATGAGAGATCCTATTATCAGGATTTCGAGGTGGAAGCCGATCCAATGGAACGAATTCTGGACTGCCTTAACCGCATTCGAGTGGAAAAGGATCCCACATTGTCATACAGGATGTCCTGCGGTCATGGGGTGTGCGGGTCTGACGGGATGAGGATAAATGGCACGAGCTCCCTCGCATGCCAGAAGCTGGTCAAGGATTTTAAAGAGAATGAGGAGGTGCTGATCGAGCCCTTACAGGTGTTCAGGGTGCTAAAGGACCTGGTTGTGGATATGGATCCATTCTTTGAAAGATACAATTCCATCAAACCTTATCTTATCATAGCAACTCCTCCACCGGATAAAGAGCGGCCCCAGTCCATTGAAGAGCACCAGAAGTTTGAGGATGCCATCCGCTGCATTCTGTGCGCCTGCTGCACTGCTTCTTGCCCTGTCAATCAGGATAAAGCCACGCAGGCGTATATCGGTCCTGCTGCGCTTGTCCGGGCATTTCGGTATCTTTTCGATTCAAGGGATGAAGGTTCGAAAGAGAGGATCGCCCTGCTGGACGATAAGGACGGGGCGTGGGGATGCCAGACAAAGTGGATGTGCACAAGAGTATGTCCCAAGGAGATACCTGTTACGAAAGAGATATTCGAAGTCAAAAAGCGTATTCTGGAGAGCAGGGAAGTGAAAAAATAATTAAAAAAACCTGTCCGCGATTTCAAATGCCCCGGGTTTTCTTTTCGGAAAGTGTTTTCCCTGCCATGTATTCCAACCTCCGCTTAACACGTGTTATTTTCGTGTTAATTAAATAGATTCTGTTCCGTATGATAAAACTTATTATCTGCCGAGTCCTTCTAAAAAGCAGGGGTGGTCATACATGCCGGAAACCAAAGATATCGGATTAAGGGGTGTCCCTGTTGCTGATACAAAAATAAGTGCAGTGGATGGGGAAAAAGGGAGATTGATCTACCGTGGATATGAGATCGAGGCACTTGCTGAAAATTCAACCTATGAAGAAACAGTCTATTTGATGCTCTATGAGACCCTTCCCACAAGGAAAGAATTAGAAATATTTAAAGAGACCCTCGCTTCCGAAAGGCAGCTTCCGGCAGGGATCATCCGGCATTTGAAAAAGAGGAAAAAGACTGCCCATGCAATGGATGTTCTCCAATCCGTGATTCCAATGCTTGCAGATTTCGATGATACTACAAGGGCAAGCACAAAAGCCGCCCAGATAAAAACCTCTGTACGGCTTGTAGCCAAAATGGCAACTGTGGTTGCGTACTGGGACAGGATCCGTAAGA from Candidatus Methanoperedens sp. encodes the following:
- a CDS encoding 4Fe-4S binding protein, which encodes MKPLKKELLEKCRSLGISLVGIAPVKRWEAPPAELPNVLSPWIPREFWPHSIYPEARTVIVIGLPVPLPIVETAPSIYYHELYKTVNSMLDAKAYEIANFLVEKGYGAIYLPRDAYGDIKILIEKPFAFFSHKHAAYLAGMGSFGQNNVLLTPEYGPRVRFTSIFTTAVVEPDAIKIKDLCTRCLLCVKNCPVSAIPGKGDFPPPVDKKLCATRSAELRDEYRSPCGICIKVCPVGKDRELFGRKKMSIYSDDKRFEKYHRAWEHVRKYGSKV
- a CDS encoding ABC transporter permease — translated: MFDLILKNITQRKLRTGLTVFGIALGIFAVIVMGGMSEHFNITFDRSISLTADKIRVLPEGGFFGGALNESKVREVKRVPGVSDAYGLLQAPLDPENLGIFGGDVIIGIPPEKQEEAMKDTKLTQGRFLVTGDGYRAVIGSSVAREFNLNVGDELEIKSKRVQRTATITHTRNFTIVGILEYTGSFFDNGVQIPLDKAQKFYNQENAVSFILAIPGPDTNPEDLAKRIELNVERVTTFSPEQLRKQIEQSLVVFSLITVSAAALAAIIGGLSVMNTMLMSVSERTKEFGLMKALGAETKDILFMTMGEAALMGILGGIFGIISGAAFVYRMNDYLASKGTILFTITPRLLVIAVVFATLLGILSGTYPAYRAAKMSPMEALRYE
- a CDS encoding ABC transporter ATP-binding protein, which produces MNERSAGNAGLSESVPILRVRNLSKVYMQGKIPVNALDDVSFDVGKGEFLSIVGPSGSGKSTLLSMTGLLDKPTSGRVFIDGTEITMAKESEAPRIRREKIGFVFQHFNLIPTLSAVENVDIAMRFARVSKSRRKERAVELLTQMGLRDRMNHKPSELSGGEQQRVAIARAMANRPAIILADEPTGNVDTKTRDKIVDLLTELCEKGQTILVVTHDSAVAERTSRTISMRDGKIVTDVRQGKKDERE
- a CDS encoding nitroreductase family protein, giving the protein MKESDVLLDVIRKRRSVRHFNSMKIPEEYMGLILEAGRWAPSGANAQPWRFIIVTRKELLSSLGEACYYKVFKSRQVGEAGAVVVICADPDAGSMTYGLDSAISGTNMTLMATSLGIGSCWIGGFEEETVRKILGIPSNLVIIALITLGYEIGNASVPPRLPLASIVHSEAYGSEPGIMVKMKHAGPISVLGKLLGVLFNRR
- the sdhA gene encoding succinate dehydrogenase flavoprotein subunit; the protein is MNFKHDIVIIGSGLAGLRAAVECVEEADVAIVSKVLPTRSHSGAAQGGITASIGNEEEDHWEWHMFDTVKGSDYLADQDAVEIMVRDAPRVIYELEHMGVPFSRNAEGKISQRNFGGHTRDYGKKPVKRACYASDRTGRVVLDTLYDQCLRHQVKFYAEHYVLSLVLEEGKCSGLVTYDLSSGDLNLLEARAVLLATGGCGRIFRTTSNGFASTGDGLNLAHRAGIPLMDMEFVQFHPTGLYPLGILLSEAARGEGGILRNSLGEPFMERYAPTVKDLAARDVVSRAILTEVREGRGFEGGYVHLDLTHLGEKKILERLWELTSFVRIYLGIDPVRDPIPVYPTCHYLMGGIPTDTEGRVLHDGSGGTEKGLYAAGECACVSVHGANRLGCNSLLDTLVFGRRCGLAMKEDILKIEYYPISDEPLKEAGQMIAGLLNHKGGESIDGIRRNMQSLMMDYCSVFRDEESLKKGLLDIRSLKTRFRDIEIADKGRNFNYELMEAIELGHQLDLAEVILSSALHRKESRGAHFREDFPARDDNNYLKHTLVFPTREGVTYKPVKITRFQPEARVY
- a CDS encoding succinate dehydrogenase iron-sulfur subunit; amino-acid sequence: MKMKFKIFRFDPEKDERSYYQDFEVEADPMERILDCLNRIRVEKDPTLSYRMSCGHGVCGSDGMRINGTSSLACQKLVKDFKENEEVLIEPLQVFRVLKDLVVDMDPFFERYNSIKPYLIIATPPPDKERPQSIEEHQKFEDAIRCILCACCTASCPVNQDKATQAYIGPAALVRAFRYLFDSRDEGSKERIALLDDKDGAWGCQTKWMCTRVCPKEIPVTKEIFEVKKRILESREVKK